One segment of Dehalococcoidia bacterium DNA contains the following:
- the tmk gene encoding dTMP kinase: protein MTEQAPLPGLLPFISFEGGEGSGKSTQARLLAERLREHGREVVLTREPGGTPIGEQLRALARKPALARRFHRELTGGDWQRLDPLAELFLMEASRAQLVAELILPALARGAAVISDRFDDSTLAYQGGGRGLDVERLKLVNAVATRGLRPALTVLIDVPPEIGLQRKRAEQGRDAIGGETLAFHTRVREAYLRLAAAEPERWLVLDGTASLESLAAGVWERVSAVPALRVRAD, encoded by the coding sequence GTGACCGAACAAGCCCCACTGCCCGGCCTCCTCCCCTTCATCAGCTTCGAGGGCGGCGAAGGCAGCGGCAAATCGACGCAGGCGCGGCTGCTGGCGGAGCGGCTGCGCGAGCATGGCCGCGAGGTCGTGCTCACGCGCGAGCCGGGCGGCACGCCGATCGGCGAGCAGTTGCGGGCGCTCGCCCGCAAACCGGCGCTGGCGCGGCGCTTTCACCGTGAGCTGACCGGCGGCGACTGGCAGCGGCTCGACCCGCTGGCCGAGCTGTTCCTGATGGAGGCCTCGCGCGCCCAACTCGTGGCCGAGCTGATCCTGCCCGCGCTCGCACGCGGCGCCGCCGTGATCAGCGACCGCTTCGACGACTCGACGCTGGCCTACCAGGGCGGCGGGCGCGGCCTCGATGTCGAGCGCTTGAAGCTGGTGAACGCGGTGGCGACGCGTGGGCTGCGGCCGGCGCTGACCGTGCTGATCGATGTGCCGCCGGAGATCGGACTGCAACGCAAGCGCGCTGAGCAGGGCCGCGACGCGATCGGCGGCGAGACGCTGGCCTTTCACACGCGCGTGCGCGAGGCGTATCTGCGTTTGGCCGCGGCCGAGCCGGAGCGCTGGCTGGTGCTCGACGGTACGGCATCGCTGGAGAGCCTGGCCGCCGGGGTCTGGGAGCGTGTTTCGGCCGTGCCGGCGTTGCGGGTCCGTGCGGACTGA
- a CDS encoding DMT family transporter, which translates to MPSGELAGELAAIASAALWAFSSLAMAGVSRRMPAIAVSALRLVFGVIFYVVLLLATGQTGDLLRLSPATALALGASAILSLGFGDTLYIYGMQAIGVSRASPISVTSYPVLTLALAWALLSETVSLRTAMGTALVLGGIVLIVARPGGAAAVPEVAEVEPLCTHTVSGAAAPVQLAQRRQQGVSAAGLALVLIAAVAWALSTVWLQTLTADASLLVVNSVRVPVALLLIGGVAWNRGLLRPRSYRRQDLALLGAAGLVGSGLGSLLYVYALKEAGAGRSALLNSLSPLFALPLAAIYLRESLTRLTMAGTALALGGLWLVIG; encoded by the coding sequence ATGCCCTCCGGCGAACTCGCCGGCGAGCTGGCCGCTATCGCCAGCGCCGCGCTGTGGGCCTTCTCCAGCCTGGCAATGGCGGGCGTCTCGCGGCGGATGCCGGCGATCGCGGTCAGCGCCCTGCGCCTCGTCTTCGGCGTGATCTTCTACGTCGTGCTGCTGCTGGCCACGGGCCAGACCGGCGATCTGCTGCGGCTCAGCCCCGCAACCGCGCTGGCCCTGGGCGCAAGCGCGATCCTGTCGCTGGGCTTCGGCGATACGCTCTACATCTACGGCATGCAGGCGATCGGCGTCAGCCGCGCCTCACCGATCAGCGTGACGTCGTATCCCGTGCTCACGCTGGCGCTCGCCTGGGCGCTGCTGAGCGAGACGGTTTCGCTGCGCACGGCGATGGGCACGGCGCTGGTGCTGGGCGGCATCGTGTTGATCGTGGCGCGCCCCGGCGGAGCCGCGGCCGTGCCCGAGGTAGCCGAGGTTGAGCCGCTGTGCACGCACACGGTATCGGGCGCCGCGGCGCCCGTGCAGCTCGCGCAGCGCCGGCAACAGGGTGTCTCGGCCGCGGGGCTGGCGCTCGTGCTGATCGCCGCGGTCGCCTGGGCGCTCTCCACCGTCTGGCTGCAGACGCTCACCGCCGACGCGAGCCTGCTGGTGGTCAACAGCGTGCGTGTGCCCGTAGCGCTGCTGCTGATCGGCGGCGTGGCCTGGAACCGCGGCCTGCTGCGGCCGCGCAGCTACCGCCGGCAAGACCTCGCCCTGCTCGGCGCGGCGGGGCTGGTGGGCAGCGGCCTCGGCTCCCTGCTCTACGTCTACGCGCTCAAAGAGGCGGGGGCGGGGCGCAGCGCCCTGCTCAACTCGCTCTCGCCGCTGTTCGCGCTGCCGCTGGCCGCGATCTACCTGCGCGAGTCGCTGACGCGGCTGACGATGGCTGGCACGGCGCTGGCGCTGGGCGGGCTGTGGCTGGTGATCGGCTGA
- a CDS encoding DinB family protein, with product MLTDVETFLRYFRAVNRRAMRDVGTLPAAAASWRPPAGEGENAWDIRQLVAHMCGSRLYFAHAYLNEGWTAVRWPEDLHGQASWVPALEHSCEQFCERLSGTPNEWLERRIELIDTPSATIAGWRALLMMVEHDIHHRSQIDTYAGLNGWPVAQIFDRTYEAVAAQRDDQLRKHGRA from the coding sequence ATGCTCACCGACGTCGAGACGTTTCTGCGCTACTTCCGGGCCGTGAACCGCCGCGCCATGCGCGATGTCGGCACCTTGCCGGCCGCGGCCGCGAGCTGGCGGCCGCCCGCCGGTGAAGGCGAAAACGCCTGGGACATCCGCCAGCTCGTGGCGCACATGTGCGGCTCGCGCCTCTACTTCGCCCACGCCTATCTGAACGAGGGCTGGACCGCCGTGCGCTGGCCCGAGGACCTGCACGGCCAGGCGAGCTGGGTGCCCGCGCTGGAGCACTCCTGCGAGCAGTTCTGCGAGCGGCTTTCCGGCACGCCGAACGAGTGGCTGGAGCGGCGCATCGAGCTGATCGACACGCCCAGCGCCACGATCGCCGGCTGGCGGGCGCTGCTGATGATGGTCGAGCACGACATCCATCACCGCTCGCAGATCGACACCTACGCGGGCCTCAACGGCTGGCCGGTGGCGCAGATCTTCGACCGCACCTACGAAGCCGTGGCCGCGCAGCGCGACGATCAACTGCGCAAGCACGGCCGCGCCTGA
- a CDS encoding acyl-CoA dehydrogenase family protein, with protein sequence MEFRDSAPDAAFRAEVRGFIEAELPAALRHVEPEWGSFNTRRGRGLESAPMREWRHKLAARHWLAPHWPRAYGGAGLDIGQQFIFNEEMALHRAPGVGGIGVGWAGPTIMLYGTEEQKQRFLPRIVSGDETWCQGFSEPGSGSDLASLQTRAVRDGDDYVVNGQKIWTSGAHHSQWMILLARTDPDAPKHKGISYFLLEMKTPGITLQPLVNMLDDHSFNQVFFDNVRVPKENLLGEENRGWYIGATTLDFERSSIAASTSMALIVRDLADWVRESRRMLTPVQRAELAERAVEAEIGRLLSYQVISLQRRGLIPNKEASIAKLYNGELDQRIAATGMRILGLQGNLAGSTSTAAPLHGRIPRHYLAASATTIGGGTSEIQRGIIATRGLGMPRG encoded by the coding sequence GTGGAGTTTCGCGATTCAGCGCCGGATGCGGCCTTCCGCGCCGAGGTGCGCGGCTTCATCGAGGCGGAGCTGCCGGCGGCGCTGCGCCACGTCGAGCCGGAGTGGGGTTCTTTCAACACCCGCCGCGGCCGCGGACTGGAGAGCGCGCCGATGCGCGAGTGGCGGCACAAGCTCGCCGCGCGGCACTGGCTGGCGCCGCACTGGCCGCGCGCGTACGGCGGCGCCGGGCTGGACATCGGCCAGCAGTTCATCTTCAACGAGGAGATGGCGTTGCACCGCGCCCCCGGCGTCGGCGGCATCGGCGTGGGCTGGGCCGGCCCGACGATTATGCTCTACGGCACGGAGGAGCAGAAGCAGCGCTTTCTTCCCCGCATCGTCAGCGGCGACGAGACCTGGTGCCAGGGCTTCTCTGAGCCCGGCTCCGGCTCCGATCTCGCCAGCCTGCAGACGCGGGCCGTACGCGACGGTGACGACTACGTGGTGAACGGCCAGAAGATCTGGACCAGCGGCGCCCATCACTCGCAGTGGATGATCTTGCTCGCCCGCACGGACCCGGACGCGCCCAAGCACAAGGGCATCTCCTACTTCTTGCTGGAGATGAAGACGCCGGGCATCACCCTGCAGCCGCTGGTCAACATGCTCGACGACCACAGCTTCAACCAGGTCTTCTTCGACAACGTGCGCGTGCCGAAGGAGAACCTGCTGGGCGAGGAGAACCGCGGCTGGTACATCGGCGCCACGACGCTCGACTTTGAGCGCAGCAGCATCGCCGCCTCGACCTCGATGGCGCTGATCGTGCGCGATCTCGCCGACTGGGTGCGCGAGAGCCGGCGCATGCTGACGCCGGTGCAGCGCGCCGAGCTGGCCGAGCGCGCGGTGGAAGCGGAGATCGGCCGTCTGCTCTCCTACCAGGTGATCTCGCTGCAGCGCCGCGGCCTGATTCCCAACAAAGAGGCCTCGATCGCCAAGCTCTACAACGGCGAGCTGGACCAGCGCATCGCCGCCACGGGTATGCGCATCCTCGGCCTGCAGGGCAACCTGGCCGGCTCGACCTCAACGGCTGCGCCGCTGCACGGCCGCATTCCGCGCCACTACCTGGCCGCCTCGGCCACCACGATCGGCGGCGGCACCAGCGAAATCCAGCGCGGCATCATCGCCACGCGCGGCCTGGGCATGCCGCGAGGCTAG
- a CDS encoding DUF3303 family protein yields MVIEHFAEGAAAGIYRNLRDHGRRLPAGLEYIESWVDLDYWRCFQLMRTDDPALFDEWTNAWGEVGQFEVIPVRTSAEAQAQIADQL; encoded by the coding sequence ATGGTGATCGAGCACTTTGCCGAGGGCGCGGCGGCGGGAATCTACCGCAACCTGCGTGATCACGGCCGCCGCTTGCCTGCCGGCCTCGAATATATCGAGAGCTGGGTGGACCTCGACTACTGGCGCTGTTTCCAGCTCATGCGCACCGACGACCCGGCACTCTTCGACGAGTGGACGAACGCGTGGGGCGAGGTCGGCCAGTTCGAAGTGATCCCGGTGCGCACCTCGGCCGAAGCCCAGGCGCAGATCGCCGACCAGCTCTGA
- a CDS encoding DUF3090 family protein has product MAESSNDFGLVEGVGAEAVGQPGQRTFRLVARGSGRYASLWMEKEQLSALGTALQQQIVRLGRPALRERPAPLLGGGDVPARADVDFRCGQLGLGFDEGRSEFVVFAYNAEAEEPETAAWSGRLSLAQARALSREIDAVVNAGRPKCPLCGAVMDEPVHICPRANGHAKELSNG; this is encoded by the coding sequence ATGGCGGAGAGCAGCAACGACTTCGGGCTGGTGGAGGGGGTGGGCGCGGAGGCAGTCGGCCAGCCGGGCCAACGCACCTTCCGCCTCGTCGCCCGCGGCAGCGGCCGCTACGCCTCGCTCTGGATGGAGAAAGAACAGCTCAGCGCCCTGGGCACCGCCTTGCAGCAGCAGATCGTACGCCTCGGCCGGCCGGCGCTGCGCGAACGGCCGGCGCCGCTGCTGGGCGGCGGCGACGTGCCCGCCCGCGCCGATGTGGACTTCCGCTGCGGCCAGCTCGGCCTTGGCTTCGACGAGGGCCGCAGCGAGTTCGTGGTCTTCGCCTACAACGCCGAGGCCGAAGAGCCGGAGACGGCAGCCTGGAGCGGCCGCCTCTCGTTGGCGCAGGCGCGGGCGCTCAGCCGCGAGATCGACGCCGTGGTCAACGCGGGCCGGCCCAAGTGTCCACTCTGCGGCGCGGTGATGGACGAGCCGGTGCACATCTGCCCGCGGGCCAACGGTCATGCGAAGGAGCTCTCCAACGGCTGA
- a CDS encoding alpha/beta hydrolase, translated as MPEVEVNGATFHYEASGSGEPLLLLHGGGGTALLHFRREIARLSQRYRVIAPDMRGYGASSPPRLFEGDFYGQDGRDAAALLEALDAVPAHLCGWSDGSVVALIVAADRPELVRTLCVWGAEGRILPHERGLWRNVSNWQAWPESTRERYARAQGPLNWPGLLERMVSGYGRVLDAGGMIVADRLHRVRCPTLILHGDEDDVVPVAHAYELHRLIRGSELRIFHGAGHALHREHHVELMETITSFIARQQDAGAGAGELESIPGG; from the coding sequence ATGCCCGAGGTCGAGGTCAACGGCGCCACGTTTCACTACGAAGCGTCCGGCTCGGGCGAGCCGCTGCTGTTGCTGCACGGCGGCGGCGGCACGGCGCTGCTGCACTTCCGCCGTGAGATCGCCAGGCTGAGCCAGCGCTACCGCGTGATCGCCCCCGACATGCGCGGCTACGGCGCCTCCTCCCCGCCGCGGCTGTTCGAGGGCGACTTCTACGGCCAGGACGGCCGCGACGCCGCCGCGCTGCTCGAAGCGCTCGACGCGGTTCCCGCGCACCTCTGCGGCTGGAGCGACGGCTCGGTCGTGGCGCTGATCGTGGCCGCCGACCGGCCGGAACTGGTGCGTACCCTCTGCGTCTGGGGCGCGGAAGGCCGCATTCTGCCGCACGAGCGGGGGCTGTGGCGCAACGTCAGCAACTGGCAGGCGTGGCCGGAATCGACGCGCGAACGCTACGCCCGGGCGCAGGGGCCGCTCAACTGGCCGGGTCTGCTCGAGCGCATGGTGAGCGGCTACGGCCGCGTGCTCGATGCCGGCGGCATGATCGTCGCCGATCGCCTCCACCGCGTGCGCTGCCCCACGCTGATTTTGCACGGCGACGAGGACGACGTGGTGCCCGTTGCGCATGCGTATGAGCTGCACCGGCTGATCCGCGGCTCCGAGCTGCGCATTTTCCACGGCGCGGGCCACGCGTTGCATCGCGAGCACCACGTCGAGCTGATGGAAACGATCACCTCGTTCATCGCGCGGCAGCAGGACGCGGGCGCGGGCGCCGGCGAGCTGGAGAGCATTCCCGGCGGCTGA
- a CDS encoding NAD(P)-dependent oxidoreductase, with the protein MGKRIVHCGPAGAGQTVKLCNQVVVGLHNLAMSEALVLAAKAGISVDRMLEAVSAGAAGSWALSNLAPRVLKRDFAPGFKIGLQQKDLKLALEAGRSARAPLPGTALVHQLYTALEAAGLADEGNQALVKALEQLAGVEVRGE; encoded by the coding sequence ATGGGCAAGCGCATTGTGCACTGCGGGCCGGCGGGCGCGGGGCAGACGGTGAAGCTCTGCAACCAGGTGGTCGTCGGCCTGCACAACCTGGCGATGAGCGAGGCGCTGGTGCTGGCGGCGAAGGCCGGCATCAGCGTGGACCGCATGCTGGAGGCGGTTTCGGCCGGCGCCGCGGGCTCGTGGGCGCTCTCCAACCTGGCGCCGCGCGTGCTCAAGCGCGACTTCGCGCCCGGCTTCAAGATCGGCCTGCAGCAGAAGGATCTGAAGCTGGCGCTGGAGGCCGGCCGCAGCGCCCGAGCGCCGCTGCCGGGCACGGCGCTGGTGCACCAGCTCTACACGGCGCTGGAGGCAGCCGGCCTCGCCGACGAGGGCAACCAGGCGCTGGTGAAGGCGCTGGAGCAGCTGGCCGGCGTTGAAGTTCGCGGCGAGTGA
- a CDS encoding sugar transferase, whose translation MQDVQVKVSAYDAAAFDSVLEHEAGSGAAPRQAVVRRIHGRPGYAFSKRCFDLVFGMLLLVGSLPLWLLAAVLIRLSSRGPVVYGQIRIGKDGEPFTCYKFRTMIEGAHEQRHELLCQNQMDGPVFKTPDDPRVTRVGRWLRKASIDELPQFINVLRGEMSIVGPRPQSPEEVERYGPLDWGRLAVKPGMTCIWQVSGRCLVGETARMQMDLEYVRRAGFLFDCGLVLRTVPAVISARGAY comes from the coding sequence ATGCAGGATGTGCAGGTGAAGGTGAGCGCCTACGACGCCGCCGCGTTCGACAGCGTGCTGGAGCATGAAGCCGGCTCCGGTGCAGCCCCACGGCAAGCGGTGGTGCGGCGGATCCACGGCCGCCCTGGCTATGCATTCTCAAAACGCTGCTTTGACCTGGTGTTTGGCATGCTTTTGCTGGTCGGTTCGCTGCCGCTCTGGTTGCTCGCGGCCGTCTTAATCCGGCTCAGCTCGCGCGGGCCGGTGGTCTACGGGCAGATACGGATCGGCAAAGACGGTGAGCCCTTCACCTGCTACAAGTTTCGCACGATGATCGAGGGCGCCCACGAGCAGCGGCACGAGCTGCTCTGCCAGAATCAAATGGACGGCCCCGTGTTCAAGACGCCGGACGATCCCCGCGTCACACGGGTGGGGCGCTGGCTGCGCAAGGCGAGCATCGACGAACTGCCGCAGTTCATCAACGTGCTGCGCGGTGAGATGAGCATCGTGGGGCCGCGCCCGCAGTCGCCTGAAGAAGTCGAACGGTACGGGCCGCTCGATTGGGGCCGGCTGGCGGTCAAGCCGGGGATGACCTGCATCTGGCAGGTGTCCGGACGCTGCCTGGTGGGCGAGACCGCACGCATGCAGATGGACCTGGAGTACGTGCGCCGCGCCGGTTTTCTGTTCGACTGCGGCCTTGTCTTGCGCACCGTGCCCGCCGTGATCAGCGCGCGGGGCGCCTACTGA
- a CDS encoding ABC transporter permease encodes MRQATRPYQDIGPGASWQILDPRELWHFRDLLATLAGRDVKLRYRQTALGVIWDFIQPVVPSFILAIVFGQIAKVPSGGVPAFVFVYAGMLGWNAFNNTLMKASSSLVVDAGLLSKVYFPRLVLPLSTILSTFVDFAITALLLPVLFAVNGIHPGLGLLLLPVWLLMLIGLAFGLGLWMSAWMVTYRDVKYALPVLLTFLMYASPIAYPASAIPPTLRTYFLINPLAPLIEGMRWSLFDRGTLLWGNIAYAGVFMVVALVLGAFIFSKLERRFADVV; translated from the coding sequence TTGCGACAGGCAACCAGGCCATACCAGGACATCGGCCCCGGCGCCTCCTGGCAGATCCTCGACCCGCGCGAACTCTGGCACTTCCGTGACCTGCTCGCCACCCTTGCCGGACGCGACGTGAAGCTGCGCTACCGGCAGACGGCGCTGGGCGTGATCTGGGATTTCATCCAGCCGGTGGTGCCGTCGTTCATCCTGGCCATCGTCTTCGGGCAGATCGCCAAAGTGCCCAGCGGCGGCGTGCCGGCCTTCGTCTTCGTCTACGCCGGGATGCTCGGTTGGAACGCCTTCAACAACACGCTGATGAAGGCGAGCAGCTCGCTGGTGGTGGATGCGGGGCTGCTGTCGAAGGTCTACTTCCCGCGCCTGGTGCTGCCGCTGTCCACGATCCTCTCCACGTTTGTGGACTTCGCGATCACCGCCCTGCTCCTGCCCGTGCTCTTCGCCGTGAACGGCATCCACCCAGGACTGGGCCTGCTGCTGCTGCCGGTCTGGTTGCTGATGCTGATCGGGCTGGCCTTCGGCCTTGGCCTGTGGATGTCGGCCTGGATGGTGACCTACCGCGACGTCAAGTACGCGTTGCCGGTGTTGCTGACTTTCTTGATGTACGCCTCGCCCATCGCCTATCCTGCCAGCGCGATTCCGCCGACGCTGCGCACGTACTTTCTGATCAATCCGCTGGCGCCGCTGATCGAGGGCATGCGCTGGTCGCTGTTCGATCGCGGCACGCTGCTCTGGGGCAACATCGCCTACGCGGGGGTGTTCATGGTCGTGGCGCTGGTACTCGGGGCGTTCATCTTCAGCAAGCTGGAGCGGAGGTTCGCGGATGTCGTCTAG
- a CDS encoding polysaccharide ABC transporter ATP-binding protein — translation MSSSDLAVSIRGISKAFQIAPNGQAATTLREAIVQKARHPFQRTATDTFWALKDVSLDIHAGEVVGLIGRNGAGKSTLLKVLSRITRPTAGRVRLYGRVGSLLEAGAGFHSELTGRENVYMNGVILGMKRREIDRKFDAIVEFAGIGPFLDVPVKRYSSGMYVRLAFAVAAHLQPEILLVDEVLAVGDADFQKKCLGTMHDVAESGRTVVFVSHNMGAVASLCRRAVVLQRGRHIFDGPAGEAVDYYLRSGQVATASREWPDLADAPGDDVVRLRAVRLRTVDGDAGMSIDVRDAVGVELAYDVLCAGTVLAPGIQLYNDSGTLVFVAYDQGEPWRRGPRAPGRYTSTVWIPGNFLSDCGYALSACVVTMSPGEPIVHCNEDNAVAFRIVESLDGTTARGDYGGRMPGVVRPLLTWNTDWTPATSAAARVAAAQTV, via the coding sequence ATGTCGTCTAGCGATCTCGCCGTCTCCATCCGCGGCATCTCCAAGGCGTTTCAGATCGCCCCGAACGGCCAGGCGGCGACCACCCTGCGCGAGGCGATCGTGCAGAAGGCGCGACACCCCTTCCAGCGCACGGCAACCGATACGTTCTGGGCTTTGAAAGACGTCTCGCTCGACATACATGCGGGCGAGGTGGTCGGGCTGATCGGCCGCAACGGCGCCGGCAAGAGCACGTTGCTCAAGGTGCTGAGCCGCATCACGCGGCCGACCGCGGGCCGGGTGCGCCTCTACGGGCGGGTGGGCAGCCTGCTGGAGGCCGGCGCCGGCTTCCATTCCGAGCTGACCGGGCGCGAGAACGTCTACATGAACGGCGTGATCCTGGGCATGAAGCGCCGGGAGATCGACCGCAAGTTCGACGCGATCGTGGAGTTTGCGGGCATCGGGCCGTTCCTCGACGTGCCGGTAAAGCGCTACAGCAGCGGCATGTACGTGCGGCTGGCCTTCGCCGTGGCCGCGCACCTGCAGCCGGAGATCCTGCTGGTGGACGAGGTGCTGGCGGTTGGCGACGCCGACTTCCAGAAGAAGTGCCTGGGCACGATGCACGACGTGGCCGAGAGCGGCCGCACCGTCGTCTTCGTCTCGCACAACATGGGTGCGGTGGCCAGCCTGTGCCGGCGGGCGGTCGTGCTGCAGCGGGGACGGCACATCTTCGACGGCCCCGCCGGCGAGGCCGTGGATTACTACCTGCGCTCCGGCCAGGTGGCTACAGCCTCGCGCGAGTGGCCGGACCTGGCCGACGCGCCGGGCGACGACGTGGTGCGCCTGCGCGCGGTGCGCCTGCGCACGGTGGACGGCGATGCCGGCATGAGCATCGACGTGCGCGACGCCGTCGGCGTGGAGCTGGCGTACGACGTGCTCTGCGCCGGGACGGTGCTGGCGCCCGGCATCCAGCTCTACAACGACAGCGGCACGCTGGTCTTCGTCGCCTACGACCAGGGCGAGCCCTGGCGGCGCGGTCCGCGGGCGCCGGGACGCTACACCAGCACGGTCTGGATCCCCGGAAACTTCCTCAGCGACTGCGGCTACGCGCTGAGCGCCTGTGTGGTCACGATGAGCCCCGGCGAGCCGATCGTGCATTGCAACGAGGACAACGCCGTGGCCTTCCGCATCGTCGAGAGCCTGGACGGCACCACGGCGCGCGGCGATTACGGCGGCCGTATGCCGGGCGTGGTGCGCCCGCTGCTGACGTGGAACACGGACTGGACGCCGGCGACGAGCGCCGCGGCGCGGGTGGCGGCGGCGCAGACGGTGTAG
- a CDS encoding glycosyltransferase family 1 protein yields the protein MNTLYEVSYLGYNYADPRFHTGIPRVIMTFLDHLAEQPEVEPRFVAFEEYIAQLGFENYIDRCTPFSQEQVIRAWSRRFAPERVCRLLTRQFPYRDQSRAREPRYRRGLRRLFRLIQHEAVRGAVREPVDVYHSLYFALPRDERVRAKVRVLSVYDLIPVRFPQFFPRSFDTDYFAAIMKSACRESDWVLCISESTRRDFCAFTGKDPRQVVAVPLGADRRIFHRETDPARLAAVRARYALPQGQYALGLFTIEPRKNVQHLIETFVALIEQERLPDTHLVLVGAKGWDVEHIYRGIAAKPAYRDRVRFTGRIPDADLAAVYSGASFFVYPSLYEGFGLPPLEAMQCGVPVLTSDSSSLPEVVGNAGLMVDPTDGPALAQAMLTLFRDAELRCRLSAAGLVRAQQFSWSRHAAGTVDVYRQALAAC from the coding sequence GTGAACACGCTCTACGAAGTTTCGTATCTGGGCTACAACTACGCGGATCCGAGATTCCATACCGGCATTCCTCGCGTGATCATGACCTTTCTCGACCATCTGGCGGAGCAGCCGGAAGTTGAGCCGCGCTTCGTCGCCTTTGAGGAGTACATCGCGCAGCTCGGCTTCGAGAACTACATCGACCGCTGCACGCCGTTTTCGCAGGAGCAGGTGATCAGGGCGTGGTCGCGCCGCTTTGCCCCTGAGCGTGTGTGCCGCCTGCTGACGCGGCAGTTCCCCTACCGCGACCAGTCCCGTGCCCGCGAGCCGCGCTACCGGCGGGGGCTGCGCCGTCTGTTTCGGCTGATCCAGCACGAGGCCGTGCGCGGGGCCGTGCGCGAGCCGGTCGATGTCTATCATTCGCTCTATTTCGCGCTGCCGCGGGACGAGCGCGTGCGGGCGAAGGTGCGCGTGCTTTCCGTGTATGACCTGATTCCCGTGCGCTTTCCCCAGTTCTTTCCACGCAGCTTTGACACGGACTACTTCGCCGCGATCATGAAGAGCGCCTGCCGCGAGTCCGACTGGGTGCTCTGTATCTCGGAATCGACGCGCCGCGACTTTTGCGCGTTCACGGGCAAGGATCCGCGTCAGGTCGTCGCGGTGCCGCTGGGCGCGGATCGGCGTATCTTTCACCGGGAAACCGATCCCGCCAGGCTCGCGGCGGTGCGAGCGAGGTACGCGCTGCCGCAGGGCCAGTACGCGCTGGGGCTGTTCACGATCGAGCCGCGTAAGAACGTGCAGCACCTGATCGAGACGTTCGTCGCACTCATCGAGCAGGAGCGGCTGCCGGACACGCATCTGGTGCTGGTTGGCGCGAAGGGCTGGGACGTCGAGCACATCTACCGTGGGATCGCCGCGAAGCCGGCCTATCGCGATCGCGTGCGCTTCACCGGGCGGATACCCGACGCCGACCTGGCGGCGGTGTACTCGGGCGCGTCGTTCTTCGTCTACCCCTCGCTGTACGAGGGCTTCGGCCTGCCGCCGCTGGAGGCGATGCAGTGCGGCGTGCCGGTGCTGACCTCCGACAGCAGCTCGCTGCCGGAAGTGGTGGGCAACGCGGGGCTGATGGTCGATCCGACAGATGGTCCGGCGCTGGCGCAGGCGATGCTGACGCTCTTCCGCGATGCCGAGCTGCGCTGCCGGCTAAGCGCCGCGGGCCTGGTGCGGGCGCAGCAGTTCTCCTGGAGCCGCCACGCCGCGGGCACGGTCGACGTCTATCGGCAGGCGCTGGCCGCATGCTAG
- a CDS encoding DUF1698 domain-containing protein, with translation MLSDEQIQAVQRIRWYHRIELGDGVVTPGVDDSVATFGRIRMPDDLTGKSVLDIGAWDGFYSFEAERRGARRVLATDSYCWSGPGWGSQDGFNLARKILHSRVEDQEIDVMELAPERIGVFDVVLLLGVLYHMRYPMLALDRVASVTGELLIVSTQVDMIDVPRPALAFYPGMELEQDPTNWFAPNPAAMEGMLRAVGFQRVEMVSPPDLVEATPEQVVSRAAAFHAWK, from the coding sequence ATGCTGAGCGACGAGCAGATTCAGGCTGTGCAGCGGATCCGCTGGTATCACCGCATCGAGCTCGGCGACGGTGTTGTGACGCCGGGAGTGGACGACTCGGTTGCAACCTTCGGTCGCATTCGTATGCCGGATGACCTCACCGGCAAGAGCGTGCTGGATATCGGCGCCTGGGACGGCTTTTATTCGTTCGAGGCAGAGCGGCGCGGCGCACGACGCGTGCTGGCCACCGATTCCTACTGCTGGAGTGGTCCGGGCTGGGGTTCGCAGGATGGCTTCAACCTCGCCCGAAAAATCCTGCACTCACGGGTAGAGGATCAAGAGATCGATGTGATGGAACTGGCGCCGGAGCGGATCGGCGTCTTCGACGTCGTGCTCCTGCTCGGCGTGCTGTATCACATGCGCTATCCGATGCTGGCGCTAGACCGGGTCGCCAGCGTGACGGGCGAGTTGCTGATCGTCTCGACGCAGGTGGACATGATCGACGTGCCGCGGCCGGCGCTCGCCTTCTATCCGGGGATGGAGTTGGAGCAGGATCCGACCAACTGGTTCGCGCCGAATCCGGCGGCGATGGAGGGCATGCTGCGCGCGGTAGGTTTCCAGCGCGTGGAGATGGTCTCGCCGCCCGACCTGGTCGAAGCCACCCCGGAGCAGGTGGTCTCGCGCGCGGCGGCCTTCCATGCGTGGAAGTAG